One region of Lebetimonas natsushimae genomic DNA includes:
- a CDS encoding symporter small accessory protein, with protein MNSFDLGVSLAFWLTILSTLLCVVYGIINWNRGDEESNEILLKKWAEEEKEINEELL; from the coding sequence ATGAACAGTTTTGATTTAGGGGTCAGTTTAGCTTTTTGGCTAACAATATTAAGTACCTTGCTCTGTGTGGTTTATGGAATTATTAACTGGAACAGAGGTGATGAGGAAAGTAATGAAATTCTCTTAAAAAAATGGGCTGAGGAAGAAAAAGAAATTAATGAGGAGTTACTATGA
- a CDS encoding thiamine pyrophosphate-dependent enzyme, which translates to MKQTLMGNEAIAYGLLHANTQMISGYPGTPSSEILTTFEKISKNLPVYAKWATNEKVGFEVAYAGAIAGLNTAVTMKQVGLNVASDALMSASFIGNKGGFVLIVADDPGFHSSQTEQDSREFARFARIPVLDPATPAEAYEFAIKASELSQKFGIPVMLRSVMRVSHSREIVEVKDFNFEEKKGSFKRDIPRWAAVPRAGRLGQAYEREKKLKEIAKYSYENFIKPEIEKLKGTKNLIISSGAAFGYVKETLDELGLDIDVLKIDMPYPLPLDELKSLIKHYEKVLIIEETYPVIEEELRSENVYGKMSGDVHTIDEMTKERVLKALKNVGFYKGENIYKPAFENNFEVISRKPNLCSGCPHRDIFFAIKKVFRPKKSIYPSDIGCYTLGINQQAIDTVLCMGASVSMAHGFSIADNKKTVIATIGDSTFFHSGVAPLINAVYQKAKFILVILDNSTVAMTGRQATPERAAPGEVDLKKVVEGCGAEVMEYCYEPDIKKTIEFFKEVKKRYEEVEVPLVVISRQFCVLDKERAKENLKGVFATVDEEKCVACDVCTTQFVCPPMAYNEKGKIEIDPLLCVGCGVCISGICPTDAFIRRDK; encoded by the coding sequence ATGAAACAGACATTAATGGGTAATGAGGCTATAGCGTATGGATTACTTCATGCTAATACCCAAATGATTAGCGGATATCCTGGAACTCCCTCGAGTGAGATTTTAACCACTTTTGAAAAAATTTCTAAAAATTTGCCGGTATATGCCAAGTGGGCCACAAATGAAAAAGTCGGTTTTGAAGTTGCATATGCAGGAGCAATTGCAGGATTAAATACTGCTGTTACAATGAAACAGGTTGGACTTAATGTGGCAAGTGATGCCCTTATGAGTGCAAGTTTTATTGGAAATAAGGGGGGATTTGTTTTAATAGTTGCAGATGACCCTGGTTTTCATTCTTCCCAGACAGAACAGGATAGCCGCGAATTTGCTAGATTTGCAAGAATTCCGGTACTTGATCCGGCAACTCCGGCTGAGGCTTATGAATTTGCAATAAAAGCTAGTGAATTATCTCAAAAATTTGGAATACCCGTGATGCTAAGAAGTGTAATGAGGGTATCACATTCAAGGGAGATAGTTGAAGTGAAAGATTTTAATTTTGAAGAAAAAAAAGGAAGTTTCAAAAGGGATATTCCAAGATGGGCTGCAGTTCCAAGGGCCGGAAGGCTTGGACAGGCGTATGAAAGGGAAAAAAAATTAAAAGAAATTGCAAAATACAGTTATGAAAATTTTATAAAACCTGAAATTGAAAAATTAAAAGGTACAAAAAATTTAATCATCTCAAGCGGGGCGGCCTTTGGATATGTAAAAGAAACACTTGATGAGCTGGGCCTTGATATTGATGTCTTAAAAATTGATATGCCTTATCCTCTGCCTTTAGATGAGCTTAAAAGTTTAATTAAACATTATGAAAAAGTACTTATTATTGAAGAGACTTATCCGGTAATTGAAGAAGAGTTGAGAAGTGAAAATGTATATGGAAAAATGAGCGGCGATGTGCATACAATCGATGAAATGACAAAAGAAAGAGTGCTAAAAGCATTAAAAAATGTAGGATTTTATAAGGGGGAAAATATTTATAAACCTGCATTTGAAAATAATTTTGAAGTAATTTCTAGAAAACCAAACTTATGCTCTGGATGTCCTCACAGGGATATATTTTTTGCAATAAAAAAAGTGTTTAGACCTAAAAAATCGATTTATCCTTCAGATATTGGATGTTATACACTTGGAATTAATCAACAAGCCATTGATACAGTTTTATGTATGGGGGCTAGTGTTTCAATGGCTCACGGTTTCAGTATAGCGGATAATAAAAAAACGGTAATTGCAACAATCGGGGATTCAACATTTTTCCATTCAGGTGTGGCGCCACTTATTAATGCCGTTTATCAAAAGGCAAAATTTATTCTGGTAATTTTGGATAACTCAACCGTTGCGATGACAGGACGTCAGGCAACACCAGAAAGAGCTGCACCGGGGGAAGTTGATTTAAAAAAAGTGGTTGAAGGATGCGGGGCTGAGGTGATGGAATATTGTTATGAGCCTGACATTAAAAAAACAATAGAGTTTTTTAAAGAGGTTAAGAAAAGATATGAAGAAGTCGAAGTGCCGTTGGTGGTAATCAGCAGACAGTTTTGCGTACTTGATAAAGAAAGGGCAAAAGAGAATTTAAAAGGTGTTTTTGCGACTGTAGATGAGGAAAAATGTGTGGCATGTGATGTATGTACAACACAGTTTGTATGTCCTCCAATGGCTTATAATGAAAAGGGGAAAATTGAAATAGACCCTCTTTTGTGTGTTGGATGCGGAGTTTGCATCAGCGGAATTTGTCCGACAGATGCGTTTATAAGGAGAGATAAATGA